The proteins below are encoded in one region of Ostrea edulis chromosome 3, xbOstEdul1.1, whole genome shotgun sequence:
- the LOC125675324 gene encoding uncharacterized protein LOC125675324 — translation MRIECKHIRMASIERKRALGRPRILTDSARKRAKREQSIIHTRSRVYLGDQYDRWLRKKEELGETHAGLAKRLLNKFMTDSETESADQSLKERFSTPITDKSKTQFVRPPDVSEISSALSPSQKRRKLFREVVKETSYVNPFDVTIDISEESSSDIDSDEEYEPSVNVTIRPKNMCDVEEITLEEQEFGKEKTEGDGESEILEKAEDTGPGIIKILCEDDVHLLTEDETCLNHLAKTILG, via the exons atgcgcatagaatGTAAACATATCAGAATGGCGTCTATCGAGAGAAAACGTGCGTTGGGAAGACCCCGAATTTTAACGGACTCTGCTAGGAAAAGGGCGAAAAGAGAGCAAAGTATAATTCACACACGAAGTAGGGTTTACCTGGGGGACCAATATGACCGTTGGTTAAGAAAGAAAGAGGAACTTGGCGAAACACACGCAGGACTAGCGAAGAGGCTGCTCAACAA GTTTATGACAGATAGTGAAACCGAGTCAGCTGATCAATCATTGAAAGAGAGATTCTCTACTCCTATAACAGACAAGAGTAAAACTCAGTTTGTTCGTCCTCCAGATGTGTCTGAAATCTCCTCTGCTTTAAG CCCAAGCCAAAAACGGAGAAAACTATTCAGAGAGGTGGTGAAAGAGACATCATATGTAAATCCATTTGA TGTAACGATAGATATCTCTGAGGAAAGCTCAAGTGACATTGATTCAGATGAAGAGTATGAACCAAGTGTCAATGTTACcatcag aCCAAAAAACATGTGCGATGTGGAAGAAATAACACTTGAGGAACAAGAGTTTGGAAAGGAGAAAACAGAAGGTGATGGCGAATCAGAAATTCTAGAGAAGGCAGAGGACACAGGTCCAGGGATTATTAAAATTCTGTGTGAAGATGATGTCCATTTGTTGACGGAGGATGAAACATGCCTG aatcacttgGCCAAAaccatccttgggtga